ACGAGAGCAGGATGCGTGACCAGCGCCCGCGCGATGGCGACGCGCTGCTGCTGGCCGCCCGACAGCTCGCTCGGCTCATGGTCCAGCCGCTCGCCCAGCCCCACCCGCTCCAGCGCCTCCCGGGCCAGCTTCTTCGAGTCCAGCTTGCGATTGCTGCGGTCGTAGAGCAGCGGCAGCTCCACGTTCTCCAGCGCCGACGTGCGCGCCAGCAGGTTGAACCCCTGGAACACGAACCCGATCTTCTCGTTGCGGATGTCGGCCAGTTGGTTCTTGGACAGCTTGTCCACGTGCACGCCGTCCAACCAGTAGTTGCCCGAAGTCGGTTGGTCCAGGCACCCGATGATGTTCATCAACGTGGACTTGCCGGAACCCGATGCGCCCATGATGGCGATCATCTCGCCCGGCTCGACGGTGAAATTCACGCCGCGCAGCGCGTGCACCTCGGTCTTGCCCGTGACGTAGGTCTTTTTCAGGTCCTGGACCTTGATGACGGCCTGTTTGGTTGTCGCCATGCTCAGAATCCCCGGCCGAATCCGCCGCGGCCGCCTCTACCGTTGGTAGTCGGCTGGAACGGGTTGCTCGATGCAGCGGGTGCGGCGCCCGATCCACCGGCCGTCACCGCGGCGATGAGTTGCAGCCCTTCCTTGAGGTCCGGCGGTCCGCTGATCTCCGTCTCCGTTCCGTCCGTCAGACCCGTGTGCACGCGCATCACGGCGAGCTTGCCATCCTTGAGGTACCAGAGCGTCGCGACGTCCGACGGGCCACGCCCCCCCGCTCCACCCCGGCCCCCGGCGCCACGACCCCCTGCTCCGCCGCGTGCGCCACCCCCAAACCCTCCACGCGCGCGCCCGTTGGAATCCCCACGACGGCCGCCCGCCCGCAACGAATCGGCGCCGCCCGCTGTGGCATTCTCCGCGCGGAACTGCGCGATCATGGCCGCCGTGGGCTGGAAGCGCAACGCCCCGTTGGCCACCTTGAGCACGTTGGTCGCCTTGGACACTTGGAAATTGATGGTCGCCGTCATCCCGGGGAACAGCGTGCCGTCGGTGTTCGCCACCCGGACCAGCACGGGGTAGTCCACGACGTTGTCCACCACCGTCGACTGGAGCCGCACTTCCCCGACGGTTCCATGATACGTGCGATCCGGATACGCCTCCACCGTGAAGTCCACCGGCTGCCCCACGTGGATCTGGCCGATGTCCGCCTCGTCCACCATGGCCAGGATCTGCAGATCCTTGAGGTCGGCGGCAATCAGGAACAGTTCCGGTGCCGAGAAGCTGGCCGCCACCGTCTGCCCCAGGTCCACCGTCCGCTTGATCACGATGCCGTCGATCGGCGAGTAGATGTAGGCGTAGTTGAGATTCTGCCTCGCCTGGCGCAGCGCCACCGAATCCGACGCCAACGTGGCCTTGGACATCGCAAAGTTTGCGAGCGCCGTCTCGTAATCGGATTCCGTCTCGGCACCCGTAGCCAGCAGCCGCTTGATCTGGTCGAGCGCGTATCCCTTCTGCTTGAGGTCGGCAGAACCCTGGTCCTCCGCGGCGATCGCCCGGTCAACCGCCAACCGGAGCACCGTGGTATCCAGCCGCGCGATCAACTCCCCTTTGTGCACGCGCGAGTTGAACGTCGCGTTCAACTGATCGATGATTCCGGACACCTGCGTGCCTACCTGCACGGAGTCGGTCGCGTACATGTTGCCCGTCGCGCTCACCGTCGATTCGATGTCGCCGCGCGTGACCGGGACGTAGAGATACGAAACGGAGGCCGCCGCCGCCCGGCTCCGGAAGTAGAACACGCCGCCGATCACCACGGCGATCACGATCAGGGACACGATGATTTTCTTCATCTGTTTTCAGTTCCAGGAGTTGTGGGTCCGGCGAGAGCGAGCCAGGCTCG
The Gemmatimonadaceae bacterium genome window above contains:
- a CDS encoding ABC transporter ATP-binding protein produces the protein MATTKQAVIKVQDLKKTYVTGKTEVHALRGVNFTVEPGEMIAIMGASGSGKSTLMNIIGCLDQPTSGNYWLDGVHVDKLSKNQLADIRNEKIGFVFQGFNLLARTSALENVELPLLYDRSNRKLDSKKLAREALERVGLGERLDHEPSELSGGQQQRVAIARALVTHPALVLADEPTGNLDSQTSVEVLALFQELNEQGITVVLVTHEHDIAMYTKRVVELRDGHIIRDEAVADRHTASEDLQHLEPIEADA
- a CDS encoding efflux RND transporter periplasmic adaptor subunit, yielding MKKIIVSLIVIAVVIGGVFYFRSRAAAASVSYLYVPVTRGDIESTVSATGNMYATDSVQVGTQVSGIIDQLNATFNSRVHKGELIARLDTTVLRLAVDRAIAAEDQGSADLKQKGYALDQIKRLLATGAETESDYETALANFAMSKATLASDSVALRQARQNLNYAYIYSPIDGIVIKRTVDLGQTVAASFSAPELFLIAADLKDLQILAMVDEADIGQIHVGQPVDFTVEAYPDRTYHGTVGEVRLQSTVVDNVVDYPVLVRVANTDGTLFPGMTATINFQVSKATNVLKVANGALRFQPTAAMIAQFRAENATAGGADSLRAGGRRGDSNGRARGGFGGGARGGAGGRGAGGRGGAGGRGPSDVATLWYLKDGKLAVMRVHTGLTDGTETEISGPPDLKEGLQLIAAVTAGGSGAAPAASSNPFQPTTNGRGGRGGFGRGF